CCCCCTCAACGTGACACTTCACATCATGATCCTTCCCAGGTTGAAACAACAGTCCGTAAGGAAACGGCCTTGTGGGAGTCATTTAAAACAGCCAGGGTACCTGCAGGAGACAGTAATAGTATTTCTGAGAATGTGAAGTGTGTGAAATACACCAGCTTCTTACTCCTCGGGTGTGGTCAGGAAAAGTGGTCCCTTTTGTAGCAGCCACGTTTCTAGATCTGAACGCTCACACCGTTCAGTACCAAGACATCTATCTAAAACGTCAGTAGGGACAGAAGGCCTCTACAGCGGATGGCCTCGCTGGGTCACAAAGTTTGCCAGTGTCTCTAGGCCTGGATGGCTTTATCCACTCCCCTAAGGGCCTGACAGAAAACTAAGACTAGAAAGAGAAAGGGGggcttttcctttgtctttgcaACGGGGTGCGCGCGCGTGTGagtgaaggaaataaaagataaatggcCAGAAGCAACGTGGGCAGAGACGAACGAGGCAGCGGGGAAGAAAGGGCCCGGCAAAACGGGAGAGGAGGCGGCGCGGGGGCGGGCGGAGGCCTGCGGGTCCCGCGGCAGAGGGGAGTCCGGTGGGAGAAGCCATTAAGAAGCCCTGAAAACAGAAACGCTGAGCAGGATGCTTGGTCGTTTCGACAGGCTGGTCAGAAAACGCCCCAGCGCGAGCTCTGGGGGGCGGAAGGCCAGGAGCCGGGGCAGCGCCCTGGGGAGCGAAGGCTCGCCCCAGGCTCCTGACGCCTCCCCTGCCGGGCGGCTGCACCCACCGGCTGGAAGCAGGCGCCCGGAGTGCCCGGGGCGCCCACCGCCGCGAAGGAGGACAGGCCCGGAGAGGCCGCCGCTCTCTCCCTTCCGGCTGGGCCTGCGCGGGGAGCCGGGCCAGGCCCCGTTGCTGAGGGAACCGGCAGGCCCAGCCCCTTCCCCGCCGAGGGGGCCGGAGGGGCCCGCGGAGGACGGAACTGCCCTCGTCTCCCGGCTCCAGAGGCGGCCGGGAGCCCGGCCAGCGCGCGGTGGCCGCGCCCCACTGGCCCCCGGGGAGAGGCCGCACACGGCCTCGGCCTACGCGGTCACTTCGCCTGACCCCCCACCAGGCCTCTCCTCCACCACAGACCCCCCCAAAGCCAGGCCCCGGCCCTCACACGGGGTGAGCCGGGGCGCCCGCGAAGGCGCCCCTCTGACCCCAGAGCACCTGCAGCGCAGGGGAGGCGGCGGCCCCGGTGAGCCGCGCGCTTTGTCTGCTTCTGAGCCACGGTCTGTGCTCGTGGGTCCCGAGTTAGCGCCGCCTGCAGCCGAGACGCGCGGAGCACACGGGGCGTCTCCACGGCCGCGCGGCCCGCTCTGCCGCCCAGCGGGGCTGCAGCTCTGCCGGGAGCGGCCCTCACCCCGCGGGCCTTCCTCGGAGGCCGCGGCGGGGGGCGAGCCCCGACACTGCTCACGTCGGGCCTTCCTCGGAGGCTGCGGTGGGGAGCGAGCCCCGACTCTGCTCACGCCCGGGCCTTCCTCGGAGGCCGCGGCGGGGAACGAACCCCGACACTGCTCACGCCCGGGCCTTCCTCGTGGGCCGCGGCGGGGGGCGAGCCCCGACTCTGCTCACGCCCGGGCCTTCCTCGGAGGCTGCGGTGGGGAGCGAGCCCCGACACTGCTCACGCCCGGGCCTTCCTCGGAGGCCGCGGCGGGGGGCGAGCCCCGACTCTGCTCACGCCCGGGCCTTCCTCGTGGGCCGCGGCGGGGGGCGAGCCCCGACTCTGCTCACGTCGGGCCTTCCTCGGAGGCTGCGGTGGGGAGCGAGCCCCGACACTGCTCACGCCCGGGCCTTCCTCGGAGGCCGCGGCGGGGGGCGAGCCCCGACT
This genomic stretch from Muntiacus reevesi chromosome 4, mMunRee1.1, whole genome shotgun sequence harbors:
- the LOC136167404 gene encoding collagen alpha-1(I) chain-like; the encoded protein is MLGRFDRLVRKRPSASSGGRKARSRGSALGSEGSPQAPDASPAGRLHPPAGSRRPECPGRPPPRRRTGPERPPLSPFRLGLRGEPGQAPLLREPAGPAPSPPRGPEGPAEDGTALVSRLQRRPGARPARGGRAPLAPGERPHTASAYAVTSPDPPPGLSSTTDPPKARPRPSHGVSRGAREGAPLTPEHLQRRGGGGPVSAACSRDARSTRGVSTAARPALPPSGAAALPGAALTPRAFLGGRGGGRAPTLLTSGLPRRLRWGASPDSAHARAFLGGRGGERTPTLLTPGPSSWAAAGGEPRLCSRPGLPRRLRWGASPDTAHARAFLGGRGGGRAPTLLTPGPSSWAAAGGEPRLCSRRAFLGGCGGERAPTLLTPGPSSEAAAGGEPRLCSRPGLPRRPRRGTNPDTAHARAFLVGRGGGRAPTLLTPGPSSEAAAGGEPRHCSRPGLPRRPRREASPDTAHARAFLVGRGGGRAPTLLTSGLPRGPRWGTSPDSAHARAFLGGRGGERAPTLLTPGPSSWAAAGGEPRLCSRPGLPRRPRREASPDTAHARAFLGGRGGRRAPTLLTPGPSSWAAAGGEPRHCSRRAFLGGCGGERAPTLLTLGPSSEAAAGGEPRLCSRPGLPRRLRFTPSEPGLGLREGRVFALRGINQNAYSVIFYREKPSPPSAGRAPAGGPSARLSRLEGRLCAGPERDADPHLGAIISLSLQAEAELHAESGPGGNRGGGDERVVQGCSLASAGPSRPGRRWAARRQSNIPARAEHSRVLSEPTPCP